The region GTCACGTAAATAGAATTATGGCACAAATGCAGAAAGATTTACGTCTTCCTGTTGAGCCAAGACATATCGAATGTTTTGATAACTCGAATATTCAGGGAACAAATCCAGTTGCGGCCTGTGTCGTATTTAAAGACGGAAAACCAAGTAAAAAAGATTACCGCCATTTTAATGTCAAAACCGTTGAAGGCCCAGACGATTTTGCTTCGATGACCGAAATTGTGTACCGCCGTTACAAAAGATTATTAGACGAAAACGAACCGCTTCCGCAGTTAATCATTATTGACGGTGGAAAAGGACAACTTTCTTCGGCATTAAAAAGTATTGATGAATTAGGTTTACGAGGTAAAATTGCCATAATCGGAATTGCAAAACGTTTGGAAGAACTTTTTTATCCGGGCGATTCTATTCCGCTTTATTTGGATAAAAAATCGGAAACTTTAAAAGTAATTCAGCAACTGCGAAACGAAGCACACCGATTCGGAATCACTTTTCACAGAGACAAACGAAGCAAAGCCGCATTGAATTCTTCTGTCGAAAGTATACCTGGAATTGGAGAAAAAACAATGACAACGTTAATACAACATTTCAAAAGTGTTAAAAGATTAAAATTGGCAGAAGAAAAAGAAATTGCAGCTGTTATAGGTGCTTCTAAAGCCAAAAAAATTGTCGAATTTTATCATCCTAAAGAGAATTAATTCATTTTGAAAAAACACTTTTTACATATTAGTCTGCTTTTCTGCTTTTCTATATCTTATAGTCAAAATGAAATATCTGTTATGCAAAAAGATAAAAGTGAATTCAAAGTAAGTTTTGTAGATGGTTTTGAAACTTTAAAAATCAAAAATTCCAAAACCAAACAAGTACAACTTATCAATAATCTAGAAGCTTCTATAACCGACAAACCATCCCATTTAGAAATAAACGATTATAATTTTGATGGTTTTACCGATTTTGCAGTCTATCATACCGATGACGGAATGGGAGTTTATACCATTTATCAGATTTTCATCTTTAATCCTAAGAACAAACAATTTGAGAGTTTAAAATTTCCATCCAACTTTAATCCACAATGCGATATGTTTTGTGATATAAAAGTAGACAAAAGCAAAAAAATCCTAACATCGAGTTGCAGAGGTGGCGCAAAATTTCATACCGATTTCTGGAAATATGACAAGAACAAAAAGTTAATACTAGCACAAACACTATCGGATTAAGAATAAACCAAAAAAAATTGCCGACTTTTACAAAACTAACTTGCAAATTTTTATGCGCCCGAATCAGTTTTCCATTTTAAATATCTCATCAAAAGAACTTCTTTCCAATTCAATTTGGAAAGTGGTGTCTATGATATTTGTCTTGTTGGTTCTTTTTTCACAAAAAACATTCTCACAAGAAATAAAAAAAGACAGTGTAAAAAGACCTAAAATCGGATTGGTTTTGAGCGGTGGCGGTGCCAAAGGTTTTGCACATATCGGAGTTCTTAAAGTTTTAGAAGAAGCGGGAATCAAAATCGATTATATTGGCGGAACCAGTATGGGTTCTGTAATTGGCGGATTATATGCTTCTGGTTATAATGCCTCACAAATTGATTCTATCTTCAAAAAAACCAATTTCGACGAATTAATAAGCGATTATATTCCGCGATCCTCCAAAAACTTTTACGGCAAAAAGAATGACGAATTGTATGCCATCGTTTTACCATTTAGTAATTTCAGAGTCGGCATTCCTGAAGCACTTTCAAAAGGAATGTACAATTACAATTTATTGAGCAGTCTAACTCGAAATGTTCGTCATGTTCGTGATTTCAATCAATTGCCAACTCCTTTTTTATGTATTGGAACTAATATAGAAACGGGCGAAGAAGTTTTATTGAACAAAGGAAATCTGGTTCAGGCTATGATGGCGAGTGCCGCTTTCCCTTCCCTATTTACTCCGGTAGAAATTGATGGCAATTTATTGGTTGACGGAGGTGTTGTAAACAATTATCCGATTAATGAAGTTCGAAAAATGGGCGCCGATATTATTATTGGTGTTGATGTTCAGGACGATTTAATGAAGAGAAAAAACCTGAAAAATGCTACCCGAATTTTGGTTCAGATTACCAATCTGCAGTCTATTGAAAAAATGAAAGGTAAAATAAAAGATACTGATGTTTATGTTAAACCTGACATTCGTGACTACGGCGTAATCTCATTTGACAAAGGAGAAGAAATCATCCGAAAAGGAGAAGAAGCCGCTTTTGCGGTTTATGAAAAAATTAAAACATTATCTAGCGAAACCACTTTTTACAAAAAGCCAAAATTAAAAGTTGCTACAGATACAATTCATATCGAAAAAATTAATACCGCACTTTTAGATAATTATACCAAAGAATACATTCGCGGTAAACTTCGTTTTAAACCGGGAAGCACCATTACTTATGACAATCTAAAAGCTGGAATTAATAACTTAAATGCCACTCAGAACTTTAGTGCCATCTCCTATTGTTTACAGCCAAATGGTGATAAAGATGATCTGGATTTAGTCTTAAGAGAAAATCCAACACAGACATATTTGAAATTGGGACTTCATTACGACGGACTTTATAAAAGTGGTATTTTATTAAATTTGACACATAAAAAAACATTCTTAAAAAATGATGTCACTTCTCTGGATATAATTTTAGGAGATAATTTCAGATACGATTTCAATTATTATGTTGAAAATGGATTTAACATCAGTTTTGGTTTCCGTTCCAGATTGAATCAATTCAATCGAAATGTCACAACCAGTTTAAGTAATTTGGTTTATGATAATCCAGGTGTCAATTTGATTAATGTTGATTTTATGGATTTGAATAATCAGGCTTACTTCCAGACTATTTTTGTACAAAAGTTCCTGATGGGCGGTGGTTTAGAATACAAGTATTTAAAAATCAATTCGCCTACGCTTGCCAACGAAGAAAATATCATTGACAAAAGCAGTTATTTTAGTGCATTCGCTTATTTGAAATACGATTCACTCGACGAGAAATATTATCCAAGTTCCGGATTATATTTCTCTACAGATTTGCAGACTTATCTTGCATCTTCAGATTACACCAATACTTTTAAACCGTTTTCGATGGCAAAAGCGGAAGTTTCTTTTGTGAATACCCTTTTCCCAAAAGCTACTTTTAGAATTGATGCCGATGCCGGCTTTACTTTTGGCAACAGCAGTGTCCCATTCTTTGATTATATTTTGGGAGGTTACGGTTATAGCAAGATCAACAACTTTAATTATTTTTATGGGTATGATTTCCTGAGTATCGCCGGAAACAGTTTCATCAAAACGGGAATTACTTTGGATTATGAGATTCTGAAAAAGAACCACATCAACCTTTCTGCTAATTTTGCCAATTTAGGAAATGATATTTTCAGCGGCGTGGATTGGATTTCGATGCCAAAATACACAGGTTATGCTGTAGGTTACGGATTGGAAACCATTATTGGCCCAATTGAAGTTAAACAATCCTGGTCGCCGGAAATGTCACGAAGTTTTACTTGGTTTAGTATCGGATTTTCATTTTAGTAATAAACATTTTTCCTATATATTTGGCTGAATAAAAAAGCATACTGAATTAATTTAATGCTAAAAAAATACAATTTGTAATTTTAATTAATAAAAATTACGATATTTGCTGTAATGAAAACTAAATGGACAGGTTTATTAGAGTATCTTCAATTCCTAATCAAGAGAAATCCTGAATAATGGCTCTATCGAATTGAGATAAATTAGTCAATTAAAATTGACTATTGACTCTATAATTCAAATTTTCGATTTATCTAATTTACAAATTATCTAATTGAAAAAGCCATGCCACTATATCACAAACTTGGGGACTTCCCTCAAAAAAGACACACCCAATTCGAAAAACCAAACGGCGGATTTTATTACGAACAGTTATTTGGAACAGAAGGTTTCCATGGACATTCGTCATTGTCTTATCATGTTCACAGACCAACTCAGGTTAAAGAAATTTTAAACTCGTATTCGGTTGAACCCAAAATTGCAATCGGAAAAAATATAAAATCATTACTTTTTAAAGGTTTTGAATTGAAACCTGAAAATGATTTTTTGGACAGCCGAAAAGCCATGTTAGTCAATAAAGACTGTATTATTGGTTTGGCCGCGCCGAAAGAATCACTTCGAAAGTATTTCTATAAAAATGCCGATGCCGATGAAATGCTTTTCATCCACAGAGGAAAAGGAAAACTAAGAACAATGTTAGGAAATATTCCGTTTGAATATGGCGATTATTTGATTGTTCCGCGCGGTATTATTTATCAAATCGAATTTGAAACAGAAGACAACCGACTATTTTATGTAGAATCGTATTCTCCGTTTTATACTCCAAAACGATACAAAAATCAATCAGGTCAGCATTTAGAGCATTCTCCATTTTGTGAGCGTGATTTTATTTTGCCAAACGAACTTGAAACGCATGACGAAAAAGGCGATTTTTTAATTAAAATCAAAAAAGAAGGCATGATGCATGAAGTAGTTTATGCAACGCATCCTTTTGACGTTGTGGGCTGGGATGGTTACAATTTTCCATACGGATTCTCCATTCACAATTTCGAACCTATAACGGGGCGTGTCCACCAACCGCCACCGGTACACCAGACTTTTGAAACGGCAACTTTTGTTGTTTGTTCTTTCTGCCCAAGACTTTACGATTATCATCCAAAAGCAATTCCAGCACCGTATAATCACAGCAATATAGATTCTGACGAAGTACTATATTATGTAGATGGTGATTTTATGAGCCGAAATAATATTGAGCAAGGACATATTACTTTACATCCAAAAGGGATTCCGCACGGACCAGCGCCTGGAGCAATGGAACGCAGTATCGGCCATAAAGAAACTCAGGAATTAGCTGTTATGGTGGATACTTTCCGTCCATTAATGGTTACTGAAGAAGCTATGGGTCTTGATGATGGTCAATACTACAAATCCTGGTGTGAATAAATTTCACTTTCGATCTAACCGCAAAGTTCGCAAGGATTTTACGCAAAGATCGCTATAAAAAACTTTGCGAACTTTGCGATTTTCTTAGCGCCTTTGCGGTTAAAAAAAATCAAACACAACATTTCGGTTTTATCAAATAACCGATTAAACAAATAAACATCATGTCAAAAGAAGTAAAATCAGTAGAATACGGATTAGAGAAAATATTTGAAGGAGCACAGGATTTCCTTCCATTATTGGGAACAGATTATGTAGAGTTTTATGTAGGAAATGCAAAACAATCTGCACATTATTATAAAACTGCTTTCGGATATCAGTCATTGGCTTATGCCGGATTGGAAACTGGAGTAAAAGACAAAGCTTCTTATGTTTTGAAGCAAGATAAAATCAGAATTGTTTTGACAACACCATTAACAGCTGATTCTCCAATCAACGAACATTTGAAAAAACATGGAGACGGAGTAAAAGTTGCAGCACTTTGGGTTGAAGATGCTACAAAATCTTACGAAGAAACCATGAAACGTGGCGCACGTTCTTTCATGGAACCAACTGTTGAAGAAGATGAGTTTGGTCAGGTAGTTCGTTCTGGAATTTACACTTATGGAGAAACGGTTCACATTTTTGTAGAAAGAAAAAACTACAATGGTGTTTTCCTGCCAGGCTATAAAGAATGGAAATCAGATTACAATCCAGAACCAACAGGATTAAAATACATTGATCACATGGTTGGAAATGTAGGTTGGAACGAAATGAATACTTGGGTAAAATTCTACGAAGACGTTATGGGATTCGTGAACTTTTTATCTTTTGATGACAAACAAATCACTACAGAATATTCTGCATTGATGAGTAAAGTAATGTCAAATGGGAACGGAAGGATCAAATTCCCAATCAACGAACCAGCAGAAGGAAAGAAAAAATCACAAATCGAAGAATATTTAGATTTCTATGGTGGACCTGGAATTCAGCATATTGCCATTGCAACCGATGATATTATTAAAACAGTATCGCAGCTAAGAGCACGCGGTGTTGAATTTTTATCAGCTCCTCCTCATACTTATTATGAAGCAATCCCTGAAAGATTAGGCGTTCATATGGATATGATGAAAGAAGATATTAATGAAATAGAAAAACTGGCTATCATGGTTGATGCCGATGAAGACGGTTACCTTTTACAAATATTTACAAAACCAGTTCAGGACAGACCGACGCTTTTCTTCGAAATTATTCAAAGAATGGGCGCAAAAGGATTTGGTGCAGGTAACTTTAAAGCGCTTTTTGAGTCAATTGAGAGAGAACAAGAATTAAGAGGAACTTTGTAAAAATGCATTTTTTTTGCATTTAAACGAGGATTTCACCAAAAAACGATGCTTTTTTTGCAAATGTTATGTTAAACTTGACTTTGGCTATTTGAAATCTGAACTTTCTATCTATCTTTGCACTCGCAAATCAGGAAGGGGTGGTTTCCTTCCGAATTGATATAAATTTCATAATTTATAGTTTTTTGGTTAGTTAATAGCATAAAAACTCAGTCATCCTTGACTGAGTTTTTTTGTTTTGGTACATTTGGAATAGAATTTGCATTTATTTATCTTTATAATAGAATGTAAAAAATGTACTATGAAAAAACTCATATTCACTATATTAGCCTTTACTTGCTTAGCCTTCGACTCCCAAAAAGAGGATTCTTTTGACACTGGAGAATTCTTCAAATTTCGAATTCACTACGGAATTGTAAATGCCGGATATGCCACTTTAGAGTTAAAAGATGCCACCATCAGCAACAAAAAAGTATTTCATGCTGTAGGTAAAGGCTATACAACCGGAATGTCAAAATTCTTTTTTAAGGTCGAAGATTTATACGAAAGTTATTTTGACAAAGAATCCGGAAATCCCTATCGATATGTTCGCAAAATTGACGAAGGCGGTTATACTAAAAATCAAGAAGGTTTTTTCAATCAAAACGAAAACAAGGTTTTAGTAAAAGATTACAAAAGAAAATCAGAAAAAACTATTGTAATTACTGATAATGTGCAGGATATTGTTTCGTCTTTTTATTTTTTAAGAAACCATCCCAGCATTGACAAATTGAAATCTGGCGAAGCCATTACAATCGATATGTTTTTTGATGATGAAATCACAAAATTTAAGTTAAAATTTGTAGGCCGTCAAGATATTACAACTAAATTTGGAACCGTTTCTACGATGGTATTTAAGCCATTGGTACAGACTGGAAGAGTCTTTAAAGAAAAAGAAAGTTTAACGCTCTGGATAACAGACGACGACAATAAAATTCCAATTAGAATTAAAGCAGATCTCGCAGTTGGCTCGCTAAAAGCAGATCTCGATGAATATAAAGGATTGAAAAGTCCGCTTAAAGTAAAAAAGAAATGAATTTAACTGATAATTCAGAAGCAATTTTAAAAGAAATTGATCTTAAATTTCAAGCCATAAATCAAAAAACCGATGTACAGTTGGAAGGATTGCTTTGGGCTAAACCAATCACCTATTGGGACTACATTCAAACCGATGCTCTTTTAAATTTACAAATTCAACGCACCACACTTCCTGACGAAATGGTTTTTATCATGTATCATCAGGTAAACGAATTGATCTTCAAAATGATTTTGTGGGAAATTGATCAGATTGCTGAAAAAGAAAACATTGAAGTTGATTTTTTCAGTGAAAGATTATCCAGAATTACAAGATATTTTGACATGCTTACCAATTCGTTTAGTATTATGGAAAACGGAATGGAAGTTGACCAATATATGAAGTTCAGAAATACACTTACACCGGCAAGTGGTTTTCAGAGTGCACAATACAGAATGATCGAATTTGCTTCTACTGATGTTATCAATTTAACAGACCGCAGATACAAACCCAATTTTGACGAAAACACCGATCTTGAAACTAGTTTTGAACATTTATATTGGCAAGCTGCCGGAAAAGATTATCATACTGGCGAGAAATCTTATTTGCTACAGGAATTCGAAAACAAATACAAAGTTCAATTCTTAAGACAAATGTCAACTTTCAAAACAAAAAATATCTGGCAAAAATTTTCTCAACTCCCGGAAAGCGACCAGCAAAATCCTGAATTAATTTCGGCAATGCGCCATTACGATAAAACGGTGAATATCACTTGGGTTATGCAACATCTTAATACTGCCAGAAAGTATATTTTGGAAAGCGGAAAAGGGAATGGAGAAGCTACAGGAGGAAGTGACTGGCAAAAATATATGCATCCAAAATACCAAAGACGCATCTTTTTTCCTAAATTGTGGACCGAAGAAGAATTGTCCAATTGGGGAAATGAAACCGAGGTTTAATTTCGCCACAAAAATCCCAAAAGTTTGAAAAAAGCAGTCGTAATTTTAATTGTCTTGTTTTCTATTTTTTCATGTAAAAAAGCAGAAGAAAAAGTAGAAACCAAAATTACTAAACCAGCAACCAAAAAAATAGAATTCGGTTTTAATTACGCAGATTTCAATGTTGTTAATGATACAATCTCAAAAGGAGATTCTTTCGGATCGATTTTACAAAGTCAAAATATCGGAGACAAAAAAGTACATGATATTGTAGAACAAGTCAAAGATTCTTTCAATGTAAGATCAATTCGTTACAACAAACCTTTCACTTTACTTCGTTCAAAAAACAAAACCAACAATCTTCAGGTTTTTATTTATCAGCCAGACGCTTTAAGTTATTATGTAATTGATTTAAGAGATAGCATTGCTAAGGCATACAAAAAAGTAAAACCTGTTACTTTAAAAAGAAAAATCATTGGAGGTGTTTTAAAAAGTTCTTTATCTGAAACTTTAGGAAACGAAAGTGTGGAAACAGCTTTGGCTAGCAGAATCACAAAAGTATTTTCATGGTCTATTGACTTCTTCAAACTTAAAAAAGGAGATCGTTACGGATTAATTTTCACAGAACGTTTTATCAACGGAAAAACATATGACGGTGTAGAAGATCTTGAAGCCGCATTTTTTGAATATAAAGGAAAAATTATTTACGCCTTTCCTTTTGAAAAAGATACTACTTCCGGAAAAATTGAATATTATGACGATGAAGGAAAAACACTAAAAAACTTCTTCTTAAAAACACCAATCAAATTCAGCCGAATCACTTCAAGATTCACGATGAATAGATTCCACCCAGTTCAACATACTTGGAAGGCCCACAAAGGAACTGATTATGCAGCTCCAACTGGAACACCAATTTCTACCACAGCTTCCGGAGTTGTTGAAACTACTGGATATACAGCTGGAAACGGAAACTTTGTAAAAGTAAAACACAACGGAACCTACTCTACTCAATATTTACACATGTCAAAAATCCTGGTTCGCCGCGGTCAGCGTGTAACACAAGGACAGACTATTGGTTTGGTTGGAAGCACTGGTTTAGCTTCTGGTCCTCATGTTTGTTATCGTTTCTGGAAAAACGGCGTTCAGGTTGATGCGCTTCGATTGAATCTTCCAACTGGAGAATCTTTAACAGGAAGTGACAGAACTCGTTTTATGCAACAAATTGAACCTTTGAAAAGAGAATTAGACAGCATTGGGAATTTGTAAGATTAAATTTCTATTTTAGCAAAAAATCCCAACATCTTTATGATTGAAAATTTTATTGCTTTCCGAAATTTCCCAACCTTAGTTCAAGCCAAAGAACTTGAAGTATTATTGAAGAAAAACAATATAGAAACTATTTTAGCAGATAATCTTCCTCCTATTGATATTACATTTTCAGGAAGTACTTTGCAAAATCAATATGAAGTAAAAATAGATCCTTCAGATTTTGAAAAAGCGGAATTAATTTTAGAAAATGAAACTGAAAATCTTCTTGAAACCATTGATTCAGATTATTATTTATTGAGTTTCACTAATGAAGAGTTATATGAGATTCTCTTAAACTCTGACGAATGGAATGTTTTCGATTATAAGCTCGCTCAAAAACTTTTAACAGAACGAGGCAAAACTATAGATACTGATATGCTGGCATCTTTGAAAAAAGAGCGTTTAAAAATTTTAGCAAAACCAGAAGAAAATCAAAAGCCGTGGATTATTGCTGGATACATTTTTTCACTTTTAGGCGGTGGCATTGGAATTGTTATTGGATATTCTCTTTGGAAATCAAAGAAAACGCTTCCAAATGGCGAAAGGGTTTATTCCTATTCTGAAGAAGACAGAAAACATGGAAAAACGATATTTTATA is a window of Flavobacterium crocinum DNA encoding:
- a CDS encoding tryptophan 2,3-dioxygenase family protein, translated to MNLTDNSEAILKEIDLKFQAINQKTDVQLEGLLWAKPITYWDYIQTDALLNLQIQRTTLPDEMVFIMYHQVNELIFKMILWEIDQIAEKENIEVDFFSERLSRITRYFDMLTNSFSIMENGMEVDQYMKFRNTLTPASGFQSAQYRMIEFASTDVINLTDRRYKPNFDENTDLETSFEHLYWQAAGKDYHTGEKSYLLQEFENKYKVQFLRQMSTFKTKNIWQKFSQLPESDQQNPELISAMRHYDKTVNITWVMQHLNTARKYILESGKGNGEATGGSDWQKYMHPKYQRRIFFPKLWTEEELSNWGNETEV
- the hppD gene encoding 4-hydroxyphenylpyruvate dioxygenase, with product MSKEVKSVEYGLEKIFEGAQDFLPLLGTDYVEFYVGNAKQSAHYYKTAFGYQSLAYAGLETGVKDKASYVLKQDKIRIVLTTPLTADSPINEHLKKHGDGVKVAALWVEDATKSYEETMKRGARSFMEPTVEEDEFGQVVRSGIYTYGETVHIFVERKNYNGVFLPGYKEWKSDYNPEPTGLKYIDHMVGNVGWNEMNTWVKFYEDVMGFVNFLSFDDKQITTEYSALMSKVMSNGNGRIKFPINEPAEGKKKSQIEEYLDFYGGPGIQHIAIATDDIIKTVSQLRARGVEFLSAPPHTYYEAIPERLGVHMDMMKEDINEIEKLAIMVDADEDGYLLQIFTKPVQDRPTLFFEIIQRMGAKGFGAGNFKALFESIEREQELRGTL
- a CDS encoding homogentisate 1,2-dioxygenase, whose protein sequence is MPLYHKLGDFPQKRHTQFEKPNGGFYYEQLFGTEGFHGHSSLSYHVHRPTQVKEILNSYSVEPKIAIGKNIKSLLFKGFELKPENDFLDSRKAMLVNKDCIIGLAAPKESLRKYFYKNADADEMLFIHRGKGKLRTMLGNIPFEYGDYLIVPRGIIYQIEFETEDNRLFYVESYSPFYTPKRYKNQSGQHLEHSPFCERDFILPNELETHDEKGDFLIKIKKEGMMHEVVYATHPFDVVGWDGYNFPYGFSIHNFEPITGRVHQPPPVHQTFETATFVVCSFCPRLYDYHPKAIPAPYNHSNIDSDEVLYYVDGDFMSRNNIEQGHITLHPKGIPHGPAPGAMERSIGHKETQELAVMVDTFRPLMVTEEAMGLDDGQYYKSWCE
- a CDS encoding patatin-like phospholipase family protein, with product MIFVLLVLFSQKTFSQEIKKDSVKRPKIGLVLSGGGAKGFAHIGVLKVLEEAGIKIDYIGGTSMGSVIGGLYASGYNASQIDSIFKKTNFDELISDYIPRSSKNFYGKKNDELYAIVLPFSNFRVGIPEALSKGMYNYNLLSSLTRNVRHVRDFNQLPTPFLCIGTNIETGEEVLLNKGNLVQAMMASAAFPSLFTPVEIDGNLLVDGGVVNNYPINEVRKMGADIIIGVDVQDDLMKRKNLKNATRILVQITNLQSIEKMKGKIKDTDVYVKPDIRDYGVISFDKGEEIIRKGEEAAFAVYEKIKTLSSETTFYKKPKLKVATDTIHIEKINTALLDNYTKEYIRGKLRFKPGSTITYDNLKAGINNLNATQNFSAISYCLQPNGDKDDLDLVLRENPTQTYLKLGLHYDGLYKSGILLNLTHKKTFLKNDVTSLDIILGDNFRYDFNYYVENGFNISFGFRSRLNQFNRNVTTSLSNLVYDNPGVNLINVDFMDLNNQAYFQTIFVQKFLMGGGLEYKYLKINSPTLANEENIIDKSSYFSAFAYLKYDSLDEKYYPSSGLYFSTDLQTYLASSDYTNTFKPFSMAKAEVSFVNTLFPKATFRIDADAGFTFGNSSVPFFDYILGGYGYSKINNFNYFYGYDFLSIAGNSFIKTGITLDYEILKKNHINLSANFANLGNDIFSGVDWISMPKYTGYAVGYGLETIIGPIEVKQSWSPEMSRSFTWFSIGFSF
- a CDS encoding peptidoglycan DD-metalloendopeptidase family protein; amino-acid sequence: MKKAVVILIVLFSIFSCKKAEEKVETKITKPATKKIEFGFNYADFNVVNDTISKGDSFGSILQSQNIGDKKVHDIVEQVKDSFNVRSIRYNKPFTLLRSKNKTNNLQVFIYQPDALSYYVIDLRDSIAKAYKKVKPVTLKRKIIGGVLKSSLSETLGNESVETALASRITKVFSWSIDFFKLKKGDRYGLIFTERFINGKTYDGVEDLEAAFFEYKGKIIYAFPFEKDTTSGKIEYYDDEGKTLKNFFLKTPIKFSRITSRFTMNRFHPVQHTWKAHKGTDYAAPTGTPISTTASGVVETTGYTAGNGNFVKVKHNGTYSTQYLHMSKILVRRGQRVTQGQTIGLVGSTGLASGPHVCYRFWKNGVQVDALRLNLPTGESLTGSDRTRFMQQIEPLKRELDSIGNL
- a CDS encoding XAC2610-related protein, with product MQKDKSEFKVSFVDGFETLKIKNSKTKQVQLINNLEASITDKPSHLEINDYNFDGFTDFAVYHTDDGMGVYTIYQIFIFNPKNKQFESLKFPSNFNPQCDMFCDIKVDKSKKILTSSCRGGAKFHTDFWKYDKNKKLILAQTLSD
- a CDS encoding DUF3108 domain-containing protein, whose amino-acid sequence is MKKLIFTILAFTCLAFDSQKEDSFDTGEFFKFRIHYGIVNAGYATLELKDATISNKKVFHAVGKGYTTGMSKFFFKVEDLYESYFDKESGNPYRYVRKIDEGGYTKNQEGFFNQNENKVLVKDYKRKSEKTIVITDNVQDIVSSFYFLRNHPSIDKLKSGEAITIDMFFDDEITKFKLKFVGRQDITTKFGTVSTMVFKPLVQTGRVFKEKESLTLWITDDDNKIPIRIKADLAVGSLKADLDEYKGLKSPLKVKKK